From Streptomyces sp. SAI-135:
GCCGCCGCCGCCCACACCTGGACGCGGGCCAAGCATGAACCGGCCGCCGCCGCCCACACCTGGACGCGGGTGAAGCATGAGCCGGCCGCCGCCGCCCGCACCTGAGCGCGGAGCTGGTCGCCGCCGTCCGCTGCTAAGCGCGCGTCAGTGACAGCAGGTCCCTCGCCGGTCCCACCGGGCGGTGGCCCGTGGGCCAGACCGCTCGCAGGTCGCGGGCCAGGGACACCCCGTCCACCGGTACGCGCACCAGCCGCCGCATCGACAGTTCCTCGCCCACCGCGAGCTCGCTCAGCACGGCCGGGCCCGCGCCGCCGACCGCCGCCGCCTTCACCGCCGTGGTGGAGGAGAGTTCGATCAAAGGGCGGGCCAGGCCGCCGAGGGCCGCGTCCAGGACCTGGCGGGTGCCGGAGCCCTTCTCGCGGAGGATCAGGGGGGTCTCGGCCAGTTCGGCGGCTTCCAGGGGGCGCCGGCGGCGGGCCCAGGCGTGCCCCGGGGCGGTCACCACGATCAGGTGGTCATGGGCTATCACCACCGAGTCCAGTCCCGAGGGGACCGTCAGGCCCTCGACGAAGCCCAGGTCGGCCTCGTCGGACAGCAGGCGCTCCGCGACCGTCGCCGAGTTCCCGGCATGCAGCGACACCGCCGTGTCCGGGCGCCCCGCGCGCAGGGCGAGGAGCCAGCCCGGCAGCAGGTACTCCGCGATCGTCATGCTCGCCGCCACCCGCAGCCGGGAGTCCCGGCGCACCCGCAGCGCCTGCGCCCCGGCGTCGAAGGCCTCCGCCGCCTCCACGATCCGCCGCGCCCAGTCGGTCACCAGTGCCCCGGCGTCCGTGAGCCGGGAGCCGCGGGGCGAGCGGTCGACCAGGGCCACCCCCAGCTGCCGTTCCATCGAGCGGATCCGGCTGCTCGCCGCCGGCTGGGTGATGCCCAGCTCGCGGGCCGCCCCGCCCAGGCTCCCCAGCCGTGCCACGGCCAGCAGCAGCTCCAGCGCTCCCAGATCCGGCACCCGGTGGGACAGCCCTCCGCTCGCCGCCGCCCCGTGCTCCTCCACACCGCTCATAAAGACAGCTTATGCCCTCATAGACCCGTACTCCCTGGTCGCGGACCTCCCCCGACGGCACCGTGGAGCCATGGTCACCGCCGTCCGTCACCTCGGGCCGAACTGGTACGCCTGCGTCATGGGCACCGCGATCGTCGCCACCGCCGGCGTCGCGCTCCCCGTGCACCTCCCCGGCCTGCGCACGATCTGCGCCGCCGTCTGGCTGCTGTCCCTCGCCCTGCTGCTCGCCCTCCTCGGCGCCCGCGCCCTGCACTGGCGTCATCACGCCGACCAAGCCCGCGCCCACCTCCTCGACCCCGCCACGGCCCCCTTCTACGGCTGCCTCGCCAT
This genomic window contains:
- a CDS encoding LysR family transcriptional regulator: MSGVEEHGAAASGGLSHRVPDLGALELLLAVARLGSLGGAARELGITQPAASSRIRSMERQLGVALVDRSPRGSRLTDAGALVTDWARRIVEAAEAFDAGAQALRVRRDSRLRVAASMTIAEYLLPGWLLALRAGRPDTAVSLHAGNSATVAERLLSDEADLGFVEGLTVPSGLDSVVIAHDHLIVVTAPGHAWARRRRPLEAAELAETPLILREKGSGTRQVLDAALGGLARPLIELSSTTAVKAAAVGGAGPAVLSELAVGEELSMRRLVRVPVDGVSLARDLRAVWPTGHRPVGPARDLLSLTRA